In Pseudofrankia saprophytica, one genomic interval encodes:
- a CDS encoding pyridoxamine 5'-phosphate oxidase family protein → MADTLVVPETHRDLFTGTTFLLSTLNADGSIQTTAIWGLVGEDGVVRTSLSKNRHKYRNMVARPTATVFAISPSNPYHTAEIRAQAIIEEDVDKSFLTTMLASYGRTLADFGAPGLEPRVAVTFRPTRIVLLG, encoded by the coding sequence ATGGCTGACACTCTGGTCGTCCCGGAAACGCACCGGGACCTGTTCACGGGCACCACGTTCCTGCTGAGCACGCTGAACGCGGACGGTTCCATCCAGACGACCGCGATCTGGGGCCTGGTGGGCGAGGACGGTGTCGTTCGGACCTCGCTGTCGAAGAACCGTCACAAGTACCGGAACATGGTGGCGCGCCCGACGGCGACCGTCTTCGCGATCTCCCCGTCGAACCCGTACCACACGGCGGAGATCCGCGCTCAGGCGATCATCGAGGAGGACGTGGACAAGTCCTTCCTGACCACGATGCTCGCCAGCTATGGCCGGACGCTGGCGGACTTCGGCGCCCCCGGCCTCGAGCCCCGGGTCGCCGTGACCTTCCGGCCGACCCGGATCGTCCTCCTCGGCTGA
- the gabT gene encoding 4-aminobutyrate--2-oxoglutarate transaminase, whose amino-acid sequence MTTIAGPAAPIGSASDANGVGGPGDLAGAPVVGGPGLPQRRHLVTELPGPRSRELLARRDAAVARGVSIALPVFVTAAGGGILVDVDGNSLIDLGSGIAVTTVGNSAPRVVDNVIAQVQAFTHTCFMITPYEGYVAVCEQLARLTPGDHDKRSALFNSGAEAVENAVKIARIHTRRQAVIVFDHAYHGRTNLTMALTAKNHPYKNGFGPFAPEIYRVPLSYPFRDGLTGPEAAARAIGIIESQVGAANVAAVLIEPVQGEGGFVVPAEGFLPALADWSRANGAVFIADEVQTGFARTGAMFACEHEAVIPDLVATAKGMAGGLPLSAVTGRAEIMESAHPGGLGGTYGGNPLACAAALGAIETIERDGLVARARTIGERVLPRLRSVAERVPAIGEVRGRGAMLAVEIVDPGTGEPDAAATGRVARRCHEQGVVVLTCGTDGNVLRLLPPLAIGDDLLDDGIAVLTDALETLAP is encoded by the coding sequence ATGACGACGATCGCCGGCCCCGCCGCCCCCATCGGCTCAGCTTCGGACGCGAACGGAGTCGGCGGACCGGGGGACCTGGCCGGGGCGCCCGTGGTCGGCGGGCCGGGGCTGCCGCAGCGGCGGCACCTGGTCACCGAGCTGCCGGGGCCGCGGTCGCGGGAGCTGCTGGCGCGCCGGGACGCCGCCGTCGCGCGGGGCGTGTCGATCGCCCTTCCGGTGTTCGTCACCGCGGCGGGCGGCGGGATCCTGGTCGACGTCGACGGGAACTCGCTGATCGACCTCGGTTCCGGGATCGCCGTCACCACCGTCGGCAACAGCGCCCCGCGGGTCGTCGACAACGTGATCGCGCAGGTCCAGGCGTTCACCCACACCTGCTTCATGATCACGCCTTATGAGGGCTACGTCGCGGTCTGCGAGCAGCTGGCCCGCCTCACCCCGGGTGACCACGACAAGCGCTCGGCGCTGTTCAACTCGGGCGCCGAGGCCGTCGAGAACGCCGTCAAGATCGCCCGGATTCACACCCGCCGCCAGGCCGTGATCGTCTTCGACCACGCCTACCACGGCCGCACCAACCTGACGATGGCCCTGACCGCCAAGAACCACCCCTACAAGAACGGCTTCGGCCCGTTCGCGCCCGAGATCTACCGGGTGCCGCTGTCCTACCCGTTCCGCGACGGCCTGACCGGCCCCGAGGCCGCCGCCCGCGCGATCGGGATCATCGAGAGCCAGGTCGGCGCCGCCAACGTCGCCGCCGTCCTCATCGAGCCGGTCCAGGGCGAGGGCGGCTTCGTCGTCCCCGCCGAGGGCTTCCTGCCGGCGCTCGCGGACTGGTCGCGCGCGAATGGCGCCGTGTTCATCGCCGACGAGGTACAGACCGGCTTCGCGCGCACCGGCGCGATGTTCGCCTGCGAGCACGAGGCGGTCATCCCGGACCTCGTCGCCACCGCCAAGGGCATGGCCGGCGGCCTGCCGCTGTCCGCCGTCACCGGCCGTGCCGAGATCATGGAGTCCGCCCACCCTGGCGGCCTCGGCGGCACCTACGGCGGCAACCCGCTGGCCTGCGCCGCCGCCCTCGGCGCCATCGAGACCATCGAGCGCGACGGGCTCGTGGCGCGGGCCCGGACGATCGGCGAGCGGGTGCTGCCCCGCCTGCGCTCCGTCGCGGAGCGGGTGCCGGCCATCGGCGAGGTCCGCGGCCGGGGCGCGATGCTCGCCGTCGAGATCGTCGACCCGGGCACCGGCGAGCCGGACGCCGCCGCGACCGGCCGCGTCGCCCGGCGCTGCCACGAGCAGGGCGTCGTGGTCCTCACCTGCGGCACCGACGGCAACGTCCTGCGCCTGCTGCCGCCGCTCGCGATCGGCGACGACCTCCTCGACGACGGCATCGCCGTCCTCACCGACGCCCTCGAGACCCTCGCCCCCTGA
- a CDS encoding serpin family protein, producing MRRRELLRAAVLGAAGLGLGALTGACGDAAGGEGGGPAGDGGSAGGAVVAENVARAPADAAALGGAATAVRGFTADLYRRAAAANAGNLVCSPYSVAVALGMTRAGAAGRTAAEMDAVLHASALGSGPDGLPVGLNALALAMESRASKRTLPDGSTIELVLDVANSLWGQRQVPWETPFLATLARYYGSGMRTVDFGADAAGAASAINAWVSKQTYDRIPRLLSAGDLDASTRLVLVNALYLRAPWQTPFGDARPARFTRPDGSVVQAQLMAGTVSGAGYATGPGWQAVDVPYAGGELAMAVVLPDPGRFDAVEAALDEAALRGLLTGFQPAAVELELPRWTFRTHADLNDLLVALGMPTAFGGDADFSGMTAAEKLHIDRVVHEAFIAVDEQGTEAAAATAVSMAVSAIMTDRRLTVDRPFLFVIHDRATATPLFVGRVVDPTAI from the coding sequence ATGCGGCGACGGGAATTACTGCGGGCGGCCGTCCTGGGGGCGGCGGGCCTGGGCTTGGGCGCCCTGACCGGTGCGTGCGGCGACGCGGCCGGTGGCGAGGGCGGTGGGCCCGCCGGTGACGGTGGGTCCGCCGGTGGGGCGGTGGTCGCGGAGAACGTCGCCCGGGCCCCGGCGGATGCGGCGGCGCTCGGCGGCGCCGCGACCGCGGTCCGCGGGTTCACCGCCGACCTCTACCGGCGAGCCGCGGCGGCGAACGCCGGAAACCTGGTCTGCTCGCCGTACTCAGTGGCGGTCGCGCTCGGGATGACCCGGGCCGGTGCCGCCGGCCGCACGGCCGCCGAGATGGACGCGGTGCTGCACGCGTCCGCACTGGGGAGCGGGCCGGACGGGCTGCCCGTCGGGCTGAACGCACTGGCGCTGGCGATGGAGAGCCGGGCCAGCAAGCGGACGCTGCCCGACGGCTCGACGATCGAGCTCGTCCTGGACGTGGCGAACTCGCTGTGGGGCCAACGGCAGGTGCCCTGGGAGACGCCGTTCCTGGCGACCCTGGCGCGCTACTACGGGTCGGGCATGCGGACCGTCGACTTCGGGGCGGACGCCGCGGGCGCGGCCAGCGCGATCAACGCCTGGGTCTCGAAGCAGACCTACGACCGCATCCCGCGGCTGCTCTCGGCCGGCGACCTGGACGCCTCCACCCGGCTGGTGCTGGTCAACGCGCTGTACCTGCGTGCCCCGTGGCAGACGCCGTTCGGGGACGCCCGGCCGGCGCGGTTCACCCGCCCCGACGGCTCGGTCGTCCAGGCCCAGCTGATGGCCGGGACGGTGTCAGGTGCCGGGTACGCGACCGGGCCGGGCTGGCAGGCCGTCGACGTCCCCTATGCCGGCGGCGAGCTGGCGATGGCGGTCGTGCTGCCCGACCCGGGCCGGTTCGACGCGGTCGAGGCGGCGCTCGACGAGGCGGCGCTGCGCGGCCTGCTCACCGGTTTCCAGCCGGCGGCGGTGGAGCTGGAACTGCCGCGCTGGACGTTTCGTACCCACGCCGACCTGAACGACCTGCTGGTGGCGCTCGGCATGCCGACCGCCTTCGGTGGCGACGCCGACTTCAGCGGGATGACCGCGGCCGAGAAGCTGCACATCGACAGGGTGGTGCACGAGGCGTTCATCGCCGTCGACGAGCAGGGCACCGAGGCCGCGGCGGCGACCGCCGTGTCCATGGCCGTCTCGGCGATCATGACCGACCGTCGCCTGACCGTCGACCGCCCGTTCCTGTTCGTCATCCACGACCGGGCGACGGCGACCCCGCTGTTCGTCGGTCGCGTTGTCGACCCGACCGCCATCTGA
- a CDS encoding NAD-glutamate dehydrogenase domain-containing protein: MAEPSGTPAVAAPGVTFSDGADGTTRCVLTWPVATGRPPLAVVVDVFTRLGVEVVDHDRPPTGADGSRAPDWDEYLLRLPDPPGTASAGIASAGIASAGNDAGTAPAGTAPSGTAPAGMAAAGMAAAREALGQLFVAVWTGQAELDGFTRLALTAGVPWREVDVLRAAWRFLHQSGVGLSHDYAARTVLANPAFAHGLLDYFQARFDPDRTDPDGTGSDHTGSEQPGPEARAAAAAAALARLETLLTAVASLDEDRILRGLRDVLTAVIRTNHYQRDAAGRAKPALALKIASSRLGLLPAPRPWVEVFVTSPTVEGVHMRGGRVARGGLRFSDRPEDYRTEAHGLYRAQVTKNVVIVPDGAKGAFVLHDPSTAAGTRIGAGTRIGGAAGGGDPGAGGAGGGRRSQERVRAAYRTFVSALLDVTDNLVGGRPLGPERTICYDDPDTYLVVAADKGTATFSDLANEIAAEYGYWLGDAFASGGSAGYDHKEIGITARGAWESARQHLRELGVDADRDPYTVVGIGDMSGDVFGNGMLRSRSMRLVGAFDHRHVFIDPDPDPAASFAERQRLYELPASSWADYDPKILSPGGGVFRRDARRVELSARAREVLGLPPAAPTADSDGASGDTGGGAGDGGTAAGGGMSPVELIQALLRAPVDLIYNGGIGTYIKASTEDDDDAADHANDAVRVDADELRARVVVEGGNLGVTQAGRVELAHLGGKINTDFLDNSAGVDTSDREVNLKILLAGAVDDGELTRAGRDELLRSLTDDVAAAVLDDSAQQAVAVSLAATYAPFFLDRHIRLLRNLEARSGLVRALEHLPSETRLEELRAERTGLTRPELAVLQAKAKTLVRQELLDSTLPDAPALDLIAQCYFPPAVRERFAVRISAHPLVREIIATRLANELVNRMGPGFVFRLEEEVGVTTADAARAYAAAAALFGLDDLWAALDRGGDAMAAAEELAGRRAAREFHELAAGWLLRHARGPAGTTTVTERLRRPAADLAAAFGVGGPAAEADLTARIAGLGALGTALDLLVAAPRPAPAAIEDAAAVHQVLGRWLGLAGLHTRLVDVAADSHWTLAAKAALRARLTELWATLDWLVLVAARADAPASWGAAEPAGTGGDADACLADGQRALTSRWLTRRADAVGPFTAVLAELAGEPPSGEPRPRSARRAVFQPTDVRVGTGPIDVAAATVAIRELRLLVERVQFTDNGLGPRLRDD; this comes from the coding sequence ATGGCGGAGCCGTCCGGGACGCCCGCGGTGGCCGCCCCCGGGGTGACCTTCAGCGACGGCGCCGACGGGACGACGCGGTGCGTGCTCACCTGGCCGGTGGCGACGGGGCGGCCACCGCTCGCGGTCGTCGTCGACGTGTTCACCCGGCTCGGCGTCGAGGTCGTCGACCACGACCGGCCGCCGACCGGCGCCGACGGGTCAAGGGCCCCCGACTGGGACGAGTACCTGCTGCGGCTGCCCGACCCGCCAGGCACCGCGTCGGCAGGCATCGCGTCGGCAGGCATCGCGTCGGCAGGCAACGACGCGGGCACGGCCCCGGCGGGCACGGCGCCATCAGGCACGGCCCCGGCGGGCATGGCGGCGGCGGGCATGGCGGCGGCACGGGAGGCGCTCGGGCAGCTGTTCGTCGCGGTGTGGACGGGGCAGGCCGAGCTGGACGGGTTCACCCGGCTGGCGCTGACCGCGGGCGTCCCCTGGCGCGAGGTCGACGTCCTGCGGGCGGCCTGGCGGTTCCTGCACCAGAGCGGGGTCGGCCTGTCGCACGACTACGCCGCGCGGACGGTGCTGGCGAACCCGGCGTTCGCCCACGGGCTGCTCGACTACTTCCAGGCCCGCTTCGACCCGGACCGCACCGACCCGGACGGCACCGGCTCGGACCACACCGGCTCGGAGCAGCCCGGCCCGGAGGCCCGGGCGGCGGCCGCGGCGGCGGCGTTGGCCAGGCTGGAAACGCTGCTCACCGCCGTCGCCAGCCTCGACGAGGACCGGATCCTGCGCGGGCTACGCGACGTGCTCACCGCGGTGATCCGCACCAACCACTACCAGCGCGACGCCGCCGGGCGGGCGAAGCCGGCGCTGGCGCTGAAGATCGCCTCGTCACGGCTCGGCCTCCTGCCGGCGCCGCGGCCCTGGGTCGAGGTGTTCGTGACGTCGCCGACCGTCGAGGGCGTGCACATGCGCGGCGGACGGGTCGCCCGCGGCGGCCTGCGCTTCTCCGACCGGCCCGAGGACTACCGCACCGAGGCGCACGGCCTCTACCGGGCACAGGTCACCAAGAACGTCGTCATCGTTCCCGACGGGGCCAAGGGCGCCTTCGTCCTGCATGATCCGTCCACGGCCGCCGGCACCCGGATCGGCGCCGGCACCCGGATCGGCGGTGCGGCCGGCGGCGGCGACCCGGGCGCGGGCGGCGCCGGTGGTGGGCGTCGAAGTCAGGAGCGGGTGCGGGCCGCGTACCGGACGTTCGTGTCGGCCCTGCTGGACGTGACCGACAACCTGGTCGGCGGCAGGCCGCTCGGCCCGGAGCGCACCATCTGCTACGACGACCCGGACACATACCTGGTCGTCGCCGCCGACAAGGGCACGGCGACCTTCTCCGACCTCGCCAACGAGATCGCCGCCGAGTACGGCTACTGGCTGGGCGACGCGTTCGCGTCCGGCGGGTCGGCCGGCTACGACCACAAGGAGATCGGGATCACCGCCCGGGGGGCCTGGGAGTCGGCCCGCCAGCACCTGCGCGAGCTCGGCGTCGACGCCGACCGCGACCCGTACACCGTCGTCGGGATCGGCGACATGTCCGGCGACGTCTTCGGCAACGGCATGCTGCGGTCACGCTCGATGCGACTGGTCGGCGCCTTCGACCACCGGCATGTCTTCATCGACCCGGATCCCGACCCGGCGGCCTCCTTCGCCGAGCGGCAGCGGCTCTACGAGCTGCCCGCCTCGTCGTGGGCGGACTACGACCCCAAGATCCTCTCGCCCGGTGGCGGCGTGTTCCGCCGCGACGCCCGCCGCGTCGAACTCTCGGCCAGGGCCCGCGAGGTGCTCGGCCTCCCGCCCGCCGCCCCCACCGCCGACAGCGACGGCGCCTCGGGCGACACCGGCGGCGGTGCCGGCGATGGCGGCACCGCCGCCGGCGGCGGCATGTCGCCGGTCGAGCTGATCCAGGCGTTGCTGCGCGCCCCCGTCGACCTGATCTACAACGGCGGTATCGGCACCTACATCAAGGCCAGCACCGAGGACGACGACGACGCCGCCGACCACGCGAACGACGCGGTCCGCGTCGACGCCGACGAACTGCGCGCCCGGGTCGTCGTCGAAGGCGGCAACCTCGGTGTCACCCAGGCCGGCCGGGTCGAGCTCGCCCACCTCGGCGGAAAGATCAACACGGACTTCCTCGACAACTCCGCCGGCGTCGACACCTCCGACCGCGAGGTCAACCTGAAGATCCTGCTGGCCGGCGCGGTGGACGACGGCGAGCTCACCCGCGCGGGCCGCGACGAGCTGCTGCGCTCGCTGACCGACGACGTCGCGGCGGCCGTCCTCGACGACAGCGCCCAACAGGCGGTGGCGGTGAGTCTGGCGGCGACCTACGCGCCGTTCTTCCTGGACCGCCACATTCGGCTGCTGCGCAACCTCGAGGCCCGCTCCGGCCTGGTCCGGGCGCTGGAGCACCTGCCGTCGGAGACGCGGCTGGAGGAGCTGCGCGCCGAGCGCACCGGACTCACCCGCCCGGAGCTCGCCGTGCTGCAGGCCAAGGCGAAGACGCTCGTGCGCCAGGAGCTGCTGGACTCGACGCTGCCGGACGCGCCCGCGCTCGACCTGATCGCCCAGTGCTACTTCCCGCCGGCGGTGCGGGAACGTTTCGCGGTCCGGATCAGCGCGCACCCGCTGGTCCGCGAGATCATCGCGACCCGGCTGGCGAACGAGCTGGTCAACCGGATGGGGCCCGGCTTCGTCTTCCGGCTGGAGGAGGAGGTCGGCGTGACCACCGCCGACGCCGCCCGGGCGTACGCGGCCGCGGCGGCGTTGTTCGGCCTCGACGACCTGTGGGCGGCGCTGGACCGCGGCGGCGACGCGATGGCGGCCGCCGAGGAGCTCGCCGGCCGGCGCGCGGCCCGCGAGTTCCACGAGCTGGCGGCCGGGTGGCTGCTGCGCCACGCCCGCGGCCCGGCCGGCACCACGACGGTCACCGAACGACTGCGCCGGCCGGCGGCCGACCTCGCCGCCGCGTTCGGCGTGGGTGGCCCGGCAGCCGAAGCGGACCTGACCGCGAGGATCGCGGGGCTCGGCGCGCTCGGCACCGCGCTCGACCTGCTGGTCGCCGCGCCGCGACCGGCGCCGGCGGCCATCGAGGACGCCGCCGCCGTGCATCAGGTGCTCGGCCGCTGGCTCGGCCTCGCCGGCCTGCACACCCGGCTGGTCGACGTCGCCGCCGACTCGCACTGGACGCTCGCCGCCAAGGCGGCCCTGCGTGCCCGGCTCACCGAGCTGTGGGCGACGCTCGACTGGCTCGTCCTCGTTGCCGCCCGCGCCGATGCCCCCGCCTCGTGGGGAGCCGCGGAGCCGGCCGGCACCGGCGGGGACGCCGACGCCTGTCTGGCCGACGGCCAGCGGGCGCTCACCTCTCGCTGGCTCACCCGGCGCGCCGACGCCGTCGGCCCTTTCACCGCCGTCCTCGCCGAGCTCGCCGGCGAACCGCCCTCGGGCGAGCCTCGCCCCCGCTCCGCGCGCCGGGCGGTCTTCCAACCCACCGACGTCCGGGTCGGCACCGGCCCCATCGACGTCGCCGCGGCCACGGTCGCGATCCGCGAGCTGCGCCTCCTCGTCGAACGCGTCCAGTTCACCGACAACGGCCTTGGCCCCCGCCTGCGCGACGACTGA
- a CDS encoding M48 family metallopeptidase, producing MDQPSFTKPAGTGSGTFRGTRVHLTGLDADLFRHPLDRQATNNLKRVPGFDKAVAKFIEWGVERIEYVEHTASGVRVGPRQLPRVHGLLREACAVLDLPEPELYVRQGPPNAYTSGHNHPYIVLFTELIDLMSEDELLGVLSHEAGHIKCGHVLYKTMARVFGGAASAGMRRVNPMTVAVGLGIRAALTSWDRASEFTADRAAMLATQDLDACVGMMMKLAGGVRSDEMSTAAFLEQAQHLDVLAGESRISRLHRFQLRVGSGHPLVVERARRFQEWITSGEPGDIVARYAAAAATVPVQSSATATATAAATEATVPAQATIPTQPVVGSDGRY from the coding sequence ATGGACCAGCCCAGCTTCACCAAACCCGCGGGTACCGGCTCCGGCACGTTCCGCGGAACGCGGGTGCACCTCACCGGGCTCGACGCGGATCTCTTCCGCCACCCGCTCGACCGGCAGGCCACCAACAACCTCAAGCGCGTGCCCGGGTTCGACAAGGCGGTCGCGAAGTTCATCGAGTGGGGCGTCGAGCGGATCGAGTACGTCGAGCACACCGCGTCGGGCGTACGGGTCGGCCCCCGGCAGCTGCCCCGCGTCCACGGCCTGCTGCGTGAGGCCTGCGCGGTGCTCGACCTCCCCGAACCCGAGCTCTACGTCCGCCAGGGGCCCCCGAACGCCTACACGTCGGGGCACAACCACCCGTACATCGTGCTGTTCACCGAGCTGATCGACCTCATGTCCGAGGACGAGCTCCTCGGCGTCCTCAGCCACGAGGCCGGGCACATCAAGTGCGGCCATGTCCTCTACAAGACGATGGCGCGGGTGTTCGGCGGCGCGGCGAGCGCGGGGATGCGGCGGGTGAACCCGATGACGGTCGCCGTCGGGCTGGGCATCCGCGCGGCGCTGACGAGCTGGGACCGCGCGTCGGAGTTCACCGCCGACCGCGCCGCGATGCTGGCCACCCAGGACCTCGACGCCTGCGTCGGGATGATGATGAAGCTCGCCGGCGGCGTCCGGTCCGACGAGATGAGCACGGCCGCGTTCCTCGAACAGGCCCAGCACCTGGACGTCCTCGCGGGCGAGAGCAGGATCTCCCGGCTTCACCGTTTCCAGCTGCGCGTCGGCAGCGGCCATCCGCTCGTCGTCGAGCGTGCCCGCCGCTTCCAGGAGTGGATCACCAGCGGTGAGCCCGGCGACATCGTGGCCCGGTACGCCGCGGCCGCGGCTACTGTCCCTGTCCAGTCCTCCGCCACCGCCACCGCCACCGCCGCCGCCACCGAGGCCACAGTCCCGGCTCAGGCCACGATCCCCACCCAGCCCGTCGTCGGCTCCGACGGCCGGTACTGA